The Enterobacter mori genomic interval TGAGCCAGTGCATCATCGTGATGCTCGGCTCGTCGGTGGTGTCGCAGGTCTCCTATGAAGAGCTGACCTTCGCCGCCAACCTGATCCAGTCCAGAACGTTTCTGAGCTTTGAGGTTTATCTGGTGACAACCGGCATTTACTTAGCGCTGTCGATAACCCTGCGCCAGCTGATGATGGCGGCAGGACGCAAATGGCTGGGGGTGAAGGCATGATGACCACCTTTACCGACTGGGACATTATTCGCAACCTGCTGCTGGCCGGACGCTGGACGGTGCTGCTCTCGCTGGTGGCGTTTGTCGGCGGGGCGGCGGTGACGCTGCCGCTCCTGCTGCTGCGCCTGACGGGCGGGCGCACGGTGAAGCGTATCATCCGCGGCTACATTGAGCTGTTTCAGGGCACGCCGCTGCTGATGCAGCTGTTCCTGGCCTTCTTTGGCGTAGCGCTGTTCGGCATCGACGTCTCGCCGTGGACCGCCGCCTCGCTGGCGCTGACGTTTTACACCAGCGCGTTTCTGCTCGATATCTGGTACGGCAGCATTCGCGCGTTGCCGAAAGGCCAGTGGGAAGCGTCGCGCTGCCTGGGGCTGACCTTCGGCCAGACCCTGTTTCGCGTCGTTGCCCCGCAGGCGCTGCGCATCGGCATCGCGCCGACGGTCGGTTTTGCTGTGCAGGTGATCAAAGGCACCGCGCTGGCGTCGATTATCGGCTTTATCGAGCTGACCAAGGCCGGGACCATGCTGACCAACGTGACCTATCAGCCGTTTAAGGTCTTTGCGCTGGTGGCGCTGGGCTACTTTATTCTGTGTTATCCGCTGTCGCGCTACAGCCGCTATCTGGAGACGAAATTCAATGCCTCTCATCACCATTAATCAGGTGCAGAAGTACTACGGCGATAACCACGTGCTCAAGGGTGTCGATCTGGATATCGACATGGGCCAGGTGATCTCCATTATCGGGCGCAGCGGATCGGGCAAAAGCACGCTGCTGCGCTGCATCAACGGCCTGGAAGGGTATCAGGACGGCAGCATCAAGCTTGGCGGCATGACCGTTACCGACCGGGATTCCCAGGCGCGCGAAATCAGCCGCTCGGTCGGGATGGTGTTCCAGAGCTTCAACCTGTTTCCGCACATGACGGCGCTGGAGAACGTGATGCTCGCCCCGCGTCGGGTGCTGAAGAAAAGCGCAGCCGAATGCCGGGCGCTGGCGCAGCAGATGCTGGAGAAAGTGGGCTTAGGCGATCGCCTGGATTACTACCCGTCGAGCCTCTCCGGCGGCCAGCAGCAGCGCGTGGCGATTGCCCGGGCGCTGGCGATGTCCCCTAAGGTTTTACTCTGCGACGAGATCACCTCCGCGCTCGACCCGGAGCTGGTGGGCGAAGTGCTCAAGGTGCTGGAGCAGCTGGCGGCCGAGGGGATGACGCTCATACTGGTTACCCATGAAATGAATTTTGCCCGCGAAGTGGGCGACCGCGTGGTGTTTATGCACCAGGGGAAAGTCTGGGAACAGGGCGACAGCAAAACGCTGTTCGCCAACCCGCAGACCACGGAACTGAAGCAGTTCATCTCCTCCGTGCGCGGCCTCAACTGATAAGGACTGACAAATGGATATCGCACGCTTTCCGCAAATCAACCCGCCTCAGCGCCTGCTGATGGGACCGGGCCCGATCAACGCCGACCCGCGCGTGCTGCGCGCCATGTCGAGCCAGCTGATCGGCCAGTACGATCCGGCCATGACCCACTACATGAACGAGGTGATGGCGCTCTATCGCGGGGTGTTCCGCACCGAAAACCGCTGGACGATGCTGGTAGACGGCACCTCCCGCGCGGGGATTGAGGCGATTCTGGTCTCCGCCATCCGCCCGGGAGATAAGGTGCTGGTGCCGGTCTTTGGCCGCTTCGGCCACCTGCTGTGCGAAATTGCCCGCCGCTGCCGCGCGGAGGTGCATACCATCGAGGTGCCGTGGGGCGAGGTATTCATCCCGGACCAGGTCGAGGATGCGATTAAGCGTATTCGTCCGCGCCTGCTGCTGACCGTGCAGGGCGACACCTCCACCACCATGCTCCAGCCGCTCGCCGAGCTCGGTGACATCTGCCGCCGCCACGACGTGTTGTTTTATACCGATGCCACCGCGTCGCTCGGCGGTAACGCGCTGGAGACCGACGCCTGGGGGCTGGATGCGGTCTCGGCCGGGATGCAGAAATGCCTCGGCGGCCCGTCGGGCACCTCGCCGATCACCCTGAGCCCGCGTATGGAGGAGGCGATCCGCCGCCGCAAATGCGTTGAGGAGGGCATTCGCACTGACGCCCATCGCGACGGCGACGACGAGATGATCTACTCCAACTACTTCGATCTCGGCATGGTGATGGACTACTGGGGACCGGAGCGGCTGAACCACCACACCGAAGCGACCACCGCGCTGTTTGGCGCCCGCGAATGCGCGCGGCTGATCCTGCAGGAAGGGCTGGATAACGGCATCGCCCGCCACAGGCTGCACGGCGATGCGCTGCTGAAGGGCATTCAGGCGATGGGGCTGGAGACCTTCGGCGATCTGAAGCACAAGATGAACAACGTGCTGGGCGTGGTCATTCCGCAGGGCGTCAACGGCGACCAGGTGCGTAAGCTGATGCTGGAGGATTTCGGGATTGAAATCGGCACCTCGTTTGGCCCGCTGCACGGCAAAGTGTGGCGCATTGGCACCATGGGCTACAACGCGCGCAAAGACTGCGTGATGACCACCCTGAGCGCGCTGGAGTCGGTGCTGAACTACCTGAAATTCACCACCACCCAGGGCGCCGCCATGCAGGCAGCGTGGGACCACTATCGCCGAGAGACGCCGCAATGAGCCCGGCGGCAGAACGGGTGATGGCGCGCGCCGATGCGCTGGCCGCCATCAGCGAAACCCCGGACGCGCTGACAAGGGTTTACCTCTCTACGCAGCATCTGCAGGCCAACCAGCTGGTCGGAGAGTGGATGCGCCAGGCGGGCATGACCGTCTGGCAGGACAGCGTGGGCAATATTTGTGGGCGCTATGAGGGTGCACAGGAAGGGGCGCAGGCGGTGCTGCTCGGTTCGCATCTTGATACCGTACGCAATGCGGGGCGCTACGACGGCATGCTTGGGGTGCTCACCGCCATCGAAGTGGTGGACAGCCTGCACCAACAGGGGCTGCATCTGGCCCAGGCCATTGAGATTGTCGGCTTTGGTGACGAAGAGGGAACCCGTTTTGGGATCACCCTGTTAGGCAGCCGGGGCATAACGGGCACCTGGCCGCAGGGCTGGCTGGAGACGTGTGATGCCAGCGGCATCAGCGTGGCGCAGGCGATGGTGCAGGCGGGGCTCGATCCCGCCCGCGTGGCGCTTGCGGCACGCCGTCAGGCCGATTTCAGCGCCTGTCTGGAACTGCATATCGAACAGGGCCCGTGTCTGGAGCAGGAAGGCCTGGCGCTGGGCGTGGTGGAAGCCATCAACGGCGCGCGCCGCCTAAACTGCCGCTTCACCGGCGAGGCCGGGCACGCGGGTACCGTACCGATGGCTCACCGTAAGGATGCCCTGGCCGCAGCCGCCGAATGGATGGTGCTGATCGAAAACACCACGCGACAGCAGGGCGGTAATCGGGTGGCGACGGTCGGGGAACTGCGCTGCCTGCCCGGTGCGGTCAACGTTATTCCGGGCGAGGTTGCGCTCTCTCTGGATATTCGCGGCCCGCAGGATGCCCCGCTTGACGCGTTGCTCGCGGAGCTGCTGGCGCAGGCGGAAACCATTGCCGCTCGTCGCGGGCTGAGCTTCAGCGCCGAGGAGTTTTACCGTATCGCCGCCACGCCGTGCGATGCGCGTTTGCAGGCGCTGCTGGGACAGGCCGTTGAATCGGTGCAGGGGCGCTCTTTATCGCTGCCGAGCGGTGCCGGGCACGACACCATCGCGCTGGCAGAACGCTGGCCGGTGGGCATGTTGTTTGTGCGCTGCAAAGGGGGCATCAGCCACCATCCGGCGGAATCGGTGATGGCTGAAGAT includes:
- a CDS encoding amino acid ABC transporter permease translates to MTTFTDWDIIRNLLLAGRWTVLLSLVAFVGGAAVTLPLLLLRLTGGRTVKRIIRGYIELFQGTPLLMQLFLAFFGVALFGIDVSPWTAASLALTFYTSAFLLDIWYGSIRALPKGQWEASRCLGLTFGQTLFRVVAPQALRIGIAPTVGFAVQVIKGTALASIIGFIELTKAGTMLTNVTYQPFKVFALVALGYFILCYPLSRYSRYLETKFNASHHH
- a CDS encoding amino acid ABC transporter ATP-binding protein — its product is MPLITINQVQKYYGDNHVLKGVDLDIDMGQVISIIGRSGSGKSTLLRCINGLEGYQDGSIKLGGMTVTDRDSQAREISRSVGMVFQSFNLFPHMTALENVMLAPRRVLKKSAAECRALAQQMLEKVGLGDRLDYYPSSLSGGQQQRVAIARALAMSPKVLLCDEITSALDPELVGEVLKVLEQLAAEGMTLILVTHEMNFAREVGDRVVFMHQGKVWEQGDSKTLFANPQTTELKQFISSVRGLN
- a CDS encoding pyridoxal-phosphate-dependent aminotransferase family protein → MDIARFPQINPPQRLLMGPGPINADPRVLRAMSSQLIGQYDPAMTHYMNEVMALYRGVFRTENRWTMLVDGTSRAGIEAILVSAIRPGDKVLVPVFGRFGHLLCEIARRCRAEVHTIEVPWGEVFIPDQVEDAIKRIRPRLLLTVQGDTSTTMLQPLAELGDICRRHDVLFYTDATASLGGNALETDAWGLDAVSAGMQKCLGGPSGTSPITLSPRMEEAIRRRKCVEEGIRTDAHRDGDDEMIYSNYFDLGMVMDYWGPERLNHHTEATTALFGARECARLILQEGLDNGIARHRLHGDALLKGIQAMGLETFGDLKHKMNNVLGVVIPQGVNGDQVRKLMLEDFGIEIGTSFGPLHGKVWRIGTMGYNARKDCVMTTLSALESVLNYLKFTTTQGAAMQAAWDHYRRETPQ
- the hpxK gene encoding allantoate amidohydrolase, with amino-acid sequence MSPAAERVMARADALAAISETPDALTRVYLSTQHLQANQLVGEWMRQAGMTVWQDSVGNICGRYEGAQEGAQAVLLGSHLDTVRNAGRYDGMLGVLTAIEVVDSLHQQGLHLAQAIEIVGFGDEEGTRFGITLLGSRGITGTWPQGWLETCDASGISVAQAMVQAGLDPARVALAARRQADFSACLELHIEQGPCLEQEGLALGVVEAINGARRLNCRFTGEAGHAGTVPMAHRKDALAAAAEWMVLIENTTRQQGGNRVATVGELRCLPGAVNVIPGEVALSLDIRGPQDAPLDALLAELLAQAETIAARRGLSFSAEEFYRIAATPCDARLQALLGQAVESVQGRSLSLPSGAGHDTIALAERWPVGMLFVRCKGGISHHPAESVMAEDVALAIEAFKGAVERLAS